The Streptomyces avermitilis MA-4680 = NBRC 14893 genome contains a region encoding:
- a CDS encoding MFS transporter produces the protein MTSQTTIDTTGPGDKAPLAPSDKAPAKGLRGHPWYTLITVAVGVMMVALDGTIVAIANPTIKADLGASFADVQWITNGYFLALAVTLITAGKIGDRFGHRQTFLIGVVGFAAASGAIGLSDSIALVITFRVFQGLFGALLMPAALGLLRATFPAEKLNMAIGIWGMVIGASTAGGPILGGVLVQHVSWQSVFFINVPVGALALVLGLLILLDHRAENAPRSFDILGIALLSGAMFCLVWALIKAPTWGWGDGKTWAFLIASLVGFALFGFWETRVREPLIPLALFRSVPLSAGVVLMVLMAIAFMGGLFFVTFYLQNVHGMSPVDAGLHLLPLTGMMIVGSPVAGMLITKTGPRIPLAGGMALTAIAMYGMSTLETDTSGAVMSLWFALLGLGLAPVMVGATEVIVGNAPMELSGVAGGLQQAAMQIGGSLGTAVLGAVMASKVDNDLAGNWADAKLPPLTGAQLDQASEAVQVGVAPVPKGTPAAIAEQITGVAHDTFISGMSLASLVASGVAAVAILVAMLTKRGENADAAGAGAGHI, from the coding sequence ATGACTAGTCAGACCACCATCGACACGACGGGGCCGGGGGACAAGGCGCCGCTCGCTCCGTCGGACAAGGCGCCGGCCAAGGGGCTGCGCGGCCATCCGTGGTACACCCTCATAACCGTGGCCGTCGGAGTCATGATGGTGGCCCTCGACGGCACCATCGTGGCCATCGCCAACCCGACGATCAAGGCGGACCTGGGCGCCAGCTTCGCCGACGTCCAGTGGATCACCAACGGCTACTTCCTCGCGCTCGCGGTCACGCTGATCACCGCGGGCAAGATCGGTGACCGGTTCGGCCACCGGCAGACCTTCCTCATCGGCGTGGTCGGCTTCGCCGCGGCCTCGGGGGCCATCGGGCTGTCCGACAGCATCGCCCTGGTGATCACCTTCCGGGTGTTCCAGGGTCTGTTCGGCGCGCTGCTCATGCCGGCCGCGCTCGGCCTGCTGCGGGCCACCTTCCCGGCCGAGAAGCTGAACATGGCGATCGGCATCTGGGGCATGGTCATCGGCGCCTCGACCGCGGGCGGCCCGATCCTCGGCGGCGTGCTGGTCCAGCACGTCAGCTGGCAGTCCGTCTTCTTCATCAACGTGCCGGTCGGCGCGCTCGCGCTCGTCCTCGGTCTGCTGATCCTGCTGGACCACCGCGCCGAGAACGCCCCGCGCTCCTTCGACATCCTCGGCATCGCCCTGCTGTCCGGCGCCATGTTCTGTCTCGTCTGGGCGCTCATCAAGGCCCCGACCTGGGGCTGGGGCGACGGCAAGACCTGGGCGTTCCTGATCGCGTCCCTGGTCGGCTTCGCGCTGTTCGGGTTCTGGGAGACGCGGGTCCGCGAGCCGCTGATCCCGCTCGCCCTCTTCCGCTCGGTGCCGCTGTCGGCGGGCGTCGTCCTCATGGTCCTGATGGCGATCGCCTTCATGGGCGGGCTCTTCTTCGTGACCTTCTACCTGCAGAACGTGCACGGCATGAGCCCGGTCGACGCGGGTCTGCACCTGCTGCCGCTCACCGGCATGATGATCGTCGGCTCGCCGGTCGCGGGCATGCTCATCACCAAGACCGGCCCGCGCATCCCGCTGGCCGGCGGCATGGCGCTCACCGCGATCGCCATGTACGGCATGTCGACGCTGGAGACGGACACGAGCGGCGCGGTCATGTCGCTCTGGTTCGCCCTCCTCGGCCTCGGCCTCGCTCCTGTCATGGTCGGCGCCACCGAGGTCATCGTCGGCAACGCCCCGATGGAGCTCTCGGGTGTCGCGGGCGGTCTCCAGCAGGCCGCGATGCAGATCGGCGGCAGCCTGGGCACGGCCGTCCTCGGCGCCGTGATGGCCTCCAAGGTCGACAACGACCTCGCGGGCAACTGGGCGGACGCGAAGCTGCCGCCGCTCACCGGTGCGCAGCTGGACCAGGCCTCGGAGGCGGTCCAGGTCGGAGTGGCACCGGTGCCCAAGGGGACGCCCGCCGCGATAGCCGAGCAGATCACGGGCGTCGCCCACGACACCTTCATCTCGGGGATGAGTCTCGCGTCCCTGGTCGCCTCGGGGGTCGCCGCCGTGGCGATCCTGGTCGCGATGCTCACGAAGCGCGGCGAGAACGCGGACGCCGCGGGCGCGGGGGCCGGGCACATCTGA
- a CDS encoding pirin family protein, whose translation MTDVRRAGERYRGGDPAAGISSLHAFSFGPHYDPDNLRFGAVIACNEERLAPGAGFDEHPHSHTEIVTWVVEGVLTHRDSTGHESLVRPGDVQRLSSAGGVRHVERNDGPDPLTFVQMWLAPLEPGGEASYEVVHGIADSTPYAVPEAAAMLHVRRLSAGERTAVPDAASVYVHVVRGEVRLDGEELRPGDAARITAAKDLEAEAVTAAELLLWEMA comes from the coding sequence GTGACGGACGTACGGCGCGCCGGCGAGCGCTATCGCGGAGGGGACCCGGCGGCCGGGATCTCCTCCCTCCACGCCTTCTCCTTCGGCCCGCACTACGATCCGGACAATCTCCGCTTCGGCGCGGTGATCGCCTGCAACGAGGAGCGGCTCGCCCCGGGCGCGGGCTTCGACGAACATCCGCACAGCCACACGGAGATCGTCACGTGGGTGGTCGAGGGCGTGCTGACCCACCGCGACTCCACGGGCCACGAGTCGCTGGTCCGCCCCGGCGACGTGCAGCGGCTCAGCTCGGCCGGCGGCGTCCGTCACGTGGAGCGCAACGACGGCCCGGACCCGCTGACCTTCGTCCAGATGTGGCTGGCCCCGCTGGAGCCCGGCGGCGAGGCGTCCTACGAGGTGGTCCACGGCATCGCGGACTCCACCCCGTACGCGGTCCCGGAGGCGGCGGCGATGCTCCACGTGCGCCGGCTGTCGGCGGGGGAACGCACGGCCGTCCCGGACGCGGCGTCCGTGTACGTCCATGTCGTCCGCGGCGAAGTGCGCCTGGACGGCGAGGAGTTGAGGCCGGGTGACGCGGCCCGGATCACGGCCGCGAAGGACCTGGAGGCGGAGGCGGTGACGGCGGCGGAGCTGCTGCTGTGGGAGATGGCCTAG
- a CDS encoding DUF4429 domain-containing protein, with the protein MGDVLAGFHAAWEFESDSVLIRFERGIRSPKLFQALGERRVPLEAIAGVTLTPGKRGTVVLHAVPRAGADPLMEAAAGQLKDTCDPYRLVLPAERETLAEYYADELRARLADDDTPAERYLVAPPEAPLQFKAYDGKASFDGKRVSFRWSWTGASSAKWKAGDQNFPVTGLSGVEWRSPEVFEGHLRLLPREPAGAKPDQPGQPDQDPAAVVFGLGYGPVHESLPFAAAVLAAVRSAGGGAPALASVPRRDPADIAERIRHLGELHRAGLVTDSEFATKKAELLAEL; encoded by the coding sequence ATGGGTGACGTACTGGCCGGATTTCATGCCGCCTGGGAGTTCGAGTCCGACTCCGTGCTCATCCGCTTCGAACGGGGAATCCGTTCGCCGAAGCTGTTCCAGGCGCTCGGTGAACGTCGTGTCCCGCTGGAGGCGATCGCGGGGGTCACACTGACGCCGGGGAAGCGGGGGACGGTCGTCCTGCACGCCGTGCCGCGCGCGGGCGCCGACCCCTTGATGGAGGCGGCCGCCGGTCAGCTGAAGGACACCTGTGACCCCTACCGGCTGGTGCTGCCCGCCGAGCGCGAGACCCTCGCCGAGTACTACGCCGACGAACTGCGCGCGCGGCTCGCCGACGACGACACCCCCGCCGAGCGGTATCTGGTGGCGCCGCCCGAGGCTCCGCTCCAGTTCAAGGCGTACGACGGGAAGGCGTCCTTCGACGGTAAGCGGGTGTCGTTCCGCTGGTCGTGGACGGGGGCCTCGTCGGCGAAGTGGAAGGCCGGCGACCAGAACTTCCCGGTCACCGGCCTCAGCGGGGTCGAGTGGCGCTCCCCCGAGGTGTTCGAGGGCCATCTGCGGCTGCTGCCCCGCGAGCCGGCCGGGGCGAAGCCGGATCAGCCGGGGCAGCCCGACCAGGACCCGGCCGCGGTCGTGTTCGGGCTCGGGTACGGGCCCGTCCACGAGTCGCTGCCGTTCGCCGCGGCGGTGCTGGCGGCGGTGCGCTCCGCCGGAGGCGGGGCGCCGGCGCTCGCCTCGGTGCCGCGGCGCGATCCGGCCGACATCGCCGAGCGCATTCGTCACCTCGGTGAATTACACCGCGCCGGGCTGGTCACGGACAGCGAGTTCGCCACGAAGAAGGCGGAGTTGCTGGCGGAGTTGTAG
- a CDS encoding serine hydrolase domain-containing protein: MSLQSLALIENWPVSTAAAAVVRADGTVLAAHGPVDHRFPLASVTKPLAAYAVLVAYEEGAVELDEPAGPPGSTVRHLLAHTSGLAFDEHRVTSAPGERRLYSNAGFEVLGDHIAKATDIPFAEYLRQAVLEPLGMTRTSLDGSPARDGVSTVADLVRFAAEVQAPRLLDPRTVAEAMTVQYPGTKGVLPGYGHQNPNDWGLGFEIRDAKSPHWTGTSSSPGTFGHFGQSGTFLWIDPVARVACAALTDRAFGPWAAEAWTPFTDAVLTELRAGRA, encoded by the coding sequence ATGTCCCTGCAGAGCCTGGCGCTGATCGAGAACTGGCCCGTTTCCACCGCCGCCGCGGCCGTCGTCCGGGCGGACGGTACCGTGCTCGCCGCGCACGGGCCGGTCGACCACCGCTTCCCGCTGGCCTCGGTCACCAAGCCGCTCGCCGCGTACGCGGTGCTCGTCGCGTACGAGGAGGGGGCGGTGGAGCTGGACGAGCCGGCCGGGCCCCCCGGCTCGACGGTCCGCCATCTGCTCGCGCACACCTCCGGTCTCGCCTTCGACGAGCACCGGGTGACGTCGGCGCCCGGGGAGCGGCGGCTGTACTCCAACGCGGGGTTCGAGGTGCTCGGCGACCACATCGCCAAGGCGACGGACATCCCGTTCGCGGAGTATCTGCGCCAGGCGGTCCTCGAGCCGCTGGGCATGACGCGGACCTCGCTCGACGGCTCACCGGCCAGGGACGGCGTCTCCACGGTCGCCGACCTGGTGCGCTTCGCGGCCGAGGTCCAGGCGCCGCGCCTGCTCGACCCCCGTACGGTCGCGGAGGCGATGACCGTGCAGTACCCAGGCACGAAGGGCGTCCTGCCGGGCTACGGCCACCAGAACCCCAACGACTGGGGCCTCGGCTTCGAGATCCGTGACGCCAAGTCGCCGCACTGGACGGGGACTTCCTCCTCGCCGGGGACCTTCGGGCACTTCGGGCAGTCGGGTACGTTCCTGTGGATCGACCCGGTCGCCCGGGTCGCGTGCGCCGCGCTGACGGACCGCGCGTTCGGACCGTGGGCCGCCGAGGCGTGGACCCCGTTCACGGACGCGGTACTGACCGAGCTCCGGGCCGGCCGGGCCTGA
- a CDS encoding PucR family transcriptional regulator produces MPEPQSSSPEPAARDAHSHAATLKRLEKSSGSLAAQAITRMDETLPWYRAMPPENRSWIGLVAQAGIAAFTEWFRHPDTPQAISTDVFGTAPRELTRAITLRQTVEMVRTTIEVMESAIDEVAAPGDESVLREALLVYAREIAFATAQVYAQAAEARGAWDARLESLVVNAVLSGEADEGAVSRAAALGWNSPDHVCVVLGTAPEGDSELTVEAIRRAARHAKLQVLTGVLGNRLVVIAGGSDNPLAVAKSLIGPYAAGAVVAGPVVPDLLAATRSAQAAAAGLKACFAWQDAPRPVLADDLLPERAIAGDPSAREQLVEEIYRPLEEAGSALLETLSVYLEQASSLEGAARMLFVHPNTVRYRLRRVTDVTGWSPSDVRSAFTLRIALILGRLAGGDPQT; encoded by the coding sequence GTGCCCGAACCCCAATCCAGCAGTCCCGAGCCCGCAGCACGCGACGCCCACTCCCATGCCGCGACCCTGAAGCGGCTGGAGAAATCGTCCGGAAGCCTCGCCGCGCAGGCCATCACGCGCATGGACGAGACGCTGCCGTGGTACCGGGCGATGCCCCCGGAGAACCGTTCCTGGATCGGCCTGGTGGCCCAGGCCGGTATCGCCGCCTTCACCGAGTGGTTCCGGCACCCGGACACCCCGCAGGCCATCTCGACCGACGTCTTCGGCACCGCGCCCCGCGAACTGACCAGGGCGATCACCCTGCGCCAGACCGTGGAGATGGTGCGTACGACGATCGAGGTCATGGAGTCCGCGATCGACGAGGTCGCGGCGCCCGGCGACGAGTCCGTGCTGCGTGAGGCGCTGCTCGTGTACGCCCGCGAGATCGCCTTCGCCACCGCCCAGGTGTACGCCCAGGCCGCGGAGGCACGGGGCGCCTGGGACGCGCGGCTCGAGTCGCTGGTGGTGAACGCCGTCCTGTCCGGGGAGGCCGACGAGGGCGCCGTGTCCCGGGCCGCCGCGCTCGGCTGGAACTCTCCCGACCATGTCTGCGTGGTGCTCGGCACGGCACCCGAGGGCGACAGCGAGCTGACGGTGGAGGCGATCCGGCGGGCCGCCCGGCACGCCAAGCTCCAGGTCCTCACCGGCGTCCTCGGCAACCGGCTCGTCGTGATCGCCGGCGGCAGCGACAATCCGCTCGCCGTCGCCAAGTCGCTGATCGGCCCGTACGCGGCAGGCGCCGTGGTGGCGGGGCCCGTCGTGCCCGACCTGCTCGCCGCGACCCGGTCCGCGCAGGCCGCCGCAGCCGGGCTGAAGGCGTGTTTCGCCTGGCAGGACGCCCCGCGCCCGGTACTGGCGGACGATCTGCTCCCGGAGCGCGCGATCGCCGGAGACCCGAGCGCGCGCGAGCAGCTGGTGGAGGAGATCTACAGACCGCTCGAGGAGGCCGGCTCCGCGCTGCTCGAAACGCTCAGTGTCTACCTCGAGCAGGCGAGCAGCCTCGAGGGCGCGGCCCGTATGCTCTTCGTTCACCCCAACACCGTGCGCTACCGGCTTCGACGTGTGACTGACGTCACCGGTTGGTCGCCCTCGGATGTACGCTCCGCGTTCACGTTGCGGATCGCGCTCATCCTGGGGCGCTTGGCCGGTGGAGATCCCCAGACGTAG
- a CDS encoding potassium channel family protein, whose translation MKEQSAQARWEQHTQRPLLALAVAFAVAYAVPIVDSDASRSLTGVCTAVEWVVWGSFAADYLVRLAITAERREFVRTHWLDLCAVVLPILQPLRLLRLVSTLMLLGRRARMASQIRLTTYVAGSVIGLLMFGSLAVLSVERDSPNGNIRTLGDAVWWSFTTMTTVGYGDHAPTTGLGRMIAVGLMLSGIALLGVVTANIATWFISRFEKDDVEERRQTAAIEALTEEVRALRAEVAALSGAAEKQPR comes from the coding sequence ATGAAGGAACAATCGGCGCAGGCCCGCTGGGAGCAGCACACCCAGCGGCCCCTGCTGGCGCTCGCGGTGGCGTTCGCCGTCGCGTATGCCGTGCCGATCGTGGACAGCGACGCGAGCCGTTCGCTGACCGGCGTGTGCACGGCGGTGGAGTGGGTGGTGTGGGGCTCTTTCGCCGCCGACTACCTCGTACGGCTGGCGATCACCGCGGAGCGCCGGGAGTTCGTCCGTACGCACTGGCTCGACCTGTGCGCGGTGGTGCTGCCGATCCTCCAGCCGCTGCGGCTGCTGCGGCTCGTCTCCACGCTGATGCTGCTGGGGCGGCGGGCGCGGATGGCCTCGCAGATCCGGCTGACGACGTATGTCGCGGGCTCGGTGATCGGGCTGCTGATGTTCGGCTCGCTCGCGGTGCTCTCGGTGGAGCGGGATTCGCCGAACGGGAACATCCGCACGCTGGGCGACGCGGTGTGGTGGTCGTTCACGACGATGACGACCGTCGGGTACGGAGATCATGCTCCGACGACCGGTCTGGGGCGCATGATCGCGGTCGGGCTGATGCTCTCCGGCATCGCCCTGCTCGGTGTCGTCACCGCCAATATCGCCACGTGGTTCATCTCTCGGTTCGAGAAGGACGACGTGGAGGAGCGGCGGCAGACGGCGGCGATCGAGGCGCTGACGGAGGAGGTGCGGGCCCTTCGGGCGGAGGTGGCGGCACTCAGCGGGGCGGCCGAGAAGCAGCCGCGTTAG
- a CDS encoding alpha/beta hydrolase, which produces MTSFDASPPLNVWRALLALAVVFVMLATTGWTAVHSHRRDTPLQASRSAWQHGSIGGRHLPDANSAPGRIARFFASLDASQRSRLAHRYPLAVGNMNGAPVKLRYRANHIALGQQRKVERGRMHDNRLSTVGQQDAGSRMHRFEALMGKKRQILAFDPEGSGRIAEVYGKLDKAQRISVVVPGVDTDLLTFQRTFRKYSAPVGMARSLYRAERAASPTTRTAVIAWADYTSPSGLGIDSATAMRAADGAVRLDALVRALPGRSPVALYCHSYGSVLCGIAARSLPSRVSDIAVAGSPGMRAEKVSGLGTSARVWAMRDSDDWIQDVPHLEVGGLGHGADPVSRAFGARLLSATTAKGHGGYFEPGTDSLRNFAEIGVGAYHSVRCADDDDVCRAGLSGGATA; this is translated from the coding sequence GTGACTTCCTTCGACGCCTCCCCCCCACTGAACGTCTGGCGCGCACTGCTCGCGCTGGCCGTGGTCTTCGTGATGCTGGCGACCACCGGCTGGACCGCGGTGCACAGCCACCGGCGGGACACCCCCCTCCAGGCATCGCGCTCCGCGTGGCAGCACGGCAGCATCGGCGGGCGCCACCTGCCGGACGCGAACTCGGCGCCGGGCCGCATCGCCCGCTTCTTCGCCTCCCTCGACGCCTCCCAGCGGTCCCGGCTCGCCCACCGCTATCCGCTCGCGGTCGGCAACATGAACGGAGCGCCGGTCAAGCTGCGCTACCGGGCGAACCACATCGCCCTCGGCCAGCAGCGCAAGGTCGAACGCGGCCGCATGCACGACAACCGGCTCTCGACGGTCGGCCAGCAGGACGCGGGCAGCCGTATGCACCGCTTCGAAGCGCTCATGGGCAAGAAGCGGCAGATCCTCGCCTTCGATCCCGAGGGCTCGGGCCGGATCGCCGAGGTCTACGGAAAGCTGGACAAGGCGCAGCGGATCTCGGTCGTCGTCCCCGGCGTCGACACCGATCTGCTCACGTTCCAGCGCACGTTCCGCAAGTACTCGGCGCCGGTCGGCATGGCGCGCTCGCTGTACAGGGCCGAGCGGGCCGCGAGCCCGACGACGCGTACGGCCGTGATCGCCTGGGCCGACTACACCTCGCCCAGCGGGCTCGGCATCGACTCGGCCACGGCCATGCGCGCCGCGGACGGGGCGGTGCGGCTGGACGCGCTGGTGCGGGCCCTGCCCGGCCGCTCGCCGGTCGCGCTGTACTGCCACAGCTACGGCTCCGTGCTGTGCGGGATCGCCGCGCGCTCGCTGCCGTCGCGGGTGTCGGACATCGCGGTCGCGGGCAGCCCCGGCATGCGTGCCGAGAAGGTCTCGGGGCTGGGCACCTCGGCCCGGGTGTGGGCGATGCGGGACTCCGACGACTGGATCCAGGACGTGCCGCACCTCGAGGTCGGCGGCCTCGGCCACGGCGCCGACCCGGTGTCCCGGGCGTTCGGGGCACGGCTGCTGTCCGCGACGACCGCGAAGGGACACGGCGGCTATTTCGAGCCGGGCACCGACAGCCTGCGCAACTTCGCCGAGATCGGCGTTGGCGCGTATCACTCGGTGCGCTGCGCCGACGATGATGACGTCTGCCGGGCTGGTTTGTCCGGCGGGGCGACGGCCTGA
- a CDS encoding TetR/AcrR family transcriptional regulator, translated as MDTAARPGLRERKKRRTRDALLRAALELFLAQGYERTTVDEIAEAVDVSQRTFFRYFAGKEEAAFLTQRIAESHFVAAVRERPPHEAPLEALRRAVLESWETIGEAIEQVVPVELHMRTYQLIESTPALLAVHLRHSAELEEELARIIAGREGLDVDADPRPRVAVAVFGGVIRVTGRLWGAGGNLSVKAIREQTVAHLDAVGPVLAEKWGTQAPPRPADDPLPVE; from the coding sequence ATGGACACGGCGGCACGGCCGGGGCTGCGTGAGCGCAAGAAGCGGCGCACCCGGGACGCGCTGCTGCGGGCCGCCCTGGAGCTGTTCCTCGCCCAGGGGTACGAGCGGACGACCGTCGACGAGATCGCCGAGGCCGTGGACGTCTCGCAGCGCACCTTCTTCCGCTACTTCGCCGGCAAGGAGGAGGCCGCCTTCCTCACCCAGCGGATCGCCGAGTCGCACTTCGTCGCCGCGGTGCGCGAACGCCCGCCGCACGAGGCCCCGCTGGAGGCGCTGCGCCGGGCGGTGCTGGAGAGCTGGGAGACCATCGGCGAGGCCATCGAGCAGGTCGTCCCGGTCGAACTCCACATGCGTACCTACCAGTTGATCGAGTCGACGCCCGCGCTGCTCGCCGTCCATCTGCGGCACTCCGCCGAACTGGAGGAGGAGCTGGCCCGCATCATCGCCGGGCGCGAGGGGCTCGACGTGGACGCCGATCCGCGGCCACGCGTCGCGGTGGCCGTCTTCGGCGGGGTGATCCGGGTGACCGGACGGCTGTGGGGTGCGGGCGGGAACCTCAGCGTGAAGGCGATCCGCGAGCAGACCGTCGCACACCTCGACGCGGTGGGGCCCGTACTGGCGGAGAAGTGGGGCACGCAGGCACCCCCGCGCCCGGCGGATGATCCACTGCCCGTGGAGTGA
- a CDS encoding MerR family transcriptional regulator, with protein MTVMESTAEAAGTGTTTDVCAAPPQRHRRPDGQDSYTISEVVAFTGLTAHTLRWYERIGLMPHIDRSHTGQRRYSNRDLDWLAFVGKLRLTGMPVADMVRYAEMVREGDGTYTQRYEILESTRRDVLARIAELQDTLAVLDHKISFYADAGRALTSERSR; from the coding sequence ATGACGGTGATGGAGAGCACGGCCGAGGCAGCGGGGACCGGCACCACGACCGATGTCTGTGCCGCGCCGCCCCAGCGGCACCGCCGCCCCGACGGCCAGGACAGCTACACGATCAGCGAGGTCGTCGCCTTCACCGGCCTGACGGCGCACACCCTGCGCTGGTACGAGCGGATCGGCCTGATGCCCCACATCGACCGCTCGCACACCGGCCAGCGCCGCTACAGCAACCGCGACCTCGACTGGCTCGCCTTCGTCGGCAAGCTCCGGCTCACCGGCATGCCGGTCGCCGACATGGTGCGGTACGCGGAAATGGTGCGCGAGGGAGACGGCACCTACACCCAGCGCTACGAGATCCTCGAATCGACGCGCCGGGACGTCCTGGCCCGGATCGCCGAACTCCAGGACACGCTCGCGGTACTCGACCACAAGATCAGTTTCTACGCGGACGCAGGGCGCGCCCTGACGTCGGAGAGGTCCCGATGA
- a CDS encoding aldo/keto reductase has translation MTDSRIATAQLGTDGPTVGVQGLGCMGMSFAYGPADAGESRATLERALELGVTFYDTADAYGAGENEKFLSPFFKAHRDEVVIATKFALSIPPGEPTKRVIRNDRPYIRQAVEASLKRLDVDVIDLYYMHRRDVNVPIEETVGAMAELVREGKVKHLGLSEVTGGELRTAQAVHPIAAVQSEWSLFSRDIEAGVVPAARELGVALVPYSPLGRGFLTGSFANAEKDLTADDFRRLQPRFTGDNAAANAALLEPVRAVAKAHDASLGQIALAWVQQQGAVHGLPVVPIPGTSKRARVEENATATRIVLTEEELGLLEPIAAKVAGDRYADMTFTSAGRE, from the coding sequence ATGACGGACAGCAGGATCGCCACGGCCCAGCTCGGAACCGACGGCCCCACGGTCGGTGTGCAGGGCCTTGGCTGCATGGGCATGAGCTTCGCGTACGGCCCCGCGGACGCCGGGGAGTCGCGGGCCACCCTGGAGCGGGCCCTGGAGCTCGGTGTCACGTTCTACGACACCGCGGACGCGTACGGCGCCGGTGAGAACGAGAAGTTCCTGTCCCCGTTCTTCAAGGCGCACCGCGACGAGGTCGTCATCGCGACGAAGTTCGCCCTGTCGATCCCGCCGGGCGAGCCGACGAAGCGGGTCATACGCAACGACCGGCCGTACATCCGCCAGGCCGTCGAGGCGAGCCTGAAGCGCCTGGACGTCGATGTGATCGACCTCTATTACATGCACCGCCGCGATGTGAACGTCCCGATCGAGGAGACCGTCGGGGCCATGGCCGAGCTGGTGCGCGAGGGCAAGGTCAAGCACCTGGGGCTGAGCGAGGTCACCGGCGGCGAGCTGCGGACCGCGCAGGCCGTGCACCCGATCGCCGCGGTGCAGTCGGAGTGGTCGCTGTTCAGCCGCGACATCGAGGCCGGCGTGGTCCCGGCCGCCCGGGAGCTCGGCGTGGCCCTGGTGCCGTACTCACCGCTCGGCCGCGGTTTCCTCACCGGGTCCTTCGCGAACGCGGAGAAGGACCTGACCGCGGACGACTTCCGGCGTCTTCAGCCCCGCTTCACGGGCGACAACGCGGCGGCGAACGCGGCGCTGCTGGAGCCGGTACGCGCGGTCGCGAAGGCCCATGACGCCTCGCTCGGACAGATCGCCCTGGCCTGGGTGCAGCAGCAGGGGGCGGTGCACGGTCTGCCGGTCGTACCGATCCCGGGCACGAGCAAGCGCGCCCGGGTCGAGGAGAACGCGACGGCGACCCGGATCGTGCTCACGGAGGAGGAGCTGGGGCTCCTGGAGCCGATCGCCGCCAAGGTGGCGGGCGACCGCTACGCGGACATGACGTTCACGTCGGCGGGCCGGGAGTAG